The Pseudomonadota bacterium DNA window AGCCTCGTTACTTCGATAGCCTCGTTACTTAAGGCCTCGCCGTCATCATCTGCGAGCTCCGCCAAGCTGTAGAACGGATCCTCCTCGGATACCGACGGCCGCTCCAAGGGCTCGAGCCGCAGCGCCGGCTTGCCTCGATACGTGAGGACCATGCTCTTGCCGGCCGCCACAGCGCGTACGATTTCCTCGGCGCGCTCGCGCAACTCTACCATCGTCACCGTGTGCCGCTTCGGCATGACATTAATATTGAGTTCAACTTTATCTTTATCATGTGGATCCGGAGCAACCATGAGCAGCCTTCCGTGCTACCGAGATGCCATAGGCAGCGGACGGGGACCGAACCGGGACCGAGCGCAGGAACCGAACGGCTATACGGGAATGATGTCAACGACCGATCGGAAATGGGCTTGCAGTCGCTGCATGTCAGCTGGGTCCGAAGTAAAGACGCGATCACCGCGAGCTGCTGCCGACGCCATAACGGTTGCGTCGATGGCCGCTGCGCCCCGCACGTTTCGCAGCGCCTCCCCGGCCGCCTTGGCGATCTCCTCGGTGAGGGGCTCGACTCGGCCAATGTCGAGAATAGCCTGCTGCCCGTGACCCTTTCGCCACCATTCCGCGATCACGGATGCGGGAATGGTGATGGGCATCCGCGCTTGGTGCAGGACTCGGAGCCGGATGGCCATGGACTGGTCGAGCCTTTCCAGCGCGATCAGAGCGCCCGTGTCGAAGGTGGCTCCGATCACTCCGCCGCGTCCGCTTCACCGAAGATATCCCCGTACGCCTGGGCAGTCTTTCGGTCGAGCTCGGCTTCGGGGATGCCTGCAAGTGCCTTCTTCAGGTACTTCTCTCGCGCCTGATGCCGCCGTTGCTGCTCGAGCGCTTCGGCAACGAAAGCAGACAGCGTGGTCCGCCGTTTCCTTGCAGCGCTCTTGGCCCAGCGCATCAACTCCGCTGCCACCGTAATGCTGACCTTTTGGGCCACCATCAACTGATTATGAAGCGATCACCGGCCCGGGGTCAAGACACCATCCTACTCAAAGTAGGACGGTGGCCGCTCAAGCCGAGAGAGCCCAGAATCCACCGCCGAGCACGGCGACGTCCAGATCGCTGTCCGGGCGCGGCCGGTCACGGGCCACCGAGCCAAAAACCACGATGAGCTCGACACCTTCCGGGATCTGGTTGCTTGCTCGCAGACGTTCTCGCAGCTCGTCCAGCTTGGCGGCGACCGTT harbors:
- a CDS encoding nucleotidyltransferase domain-containing protein; this encodes MSTVAAKLDELRERLRASNQIPEGVELIVVFGSVARDRPRPDSDLDVAVLGGGFWALSA